The Nitrospira sp. genomic interval CCAATTGGCCGTCCCGACCGGCCCCAAAGAGATCTTCATCTTGATCTGGGAGCGCGGCGCCGGAGAGACGCAAGCATCCGGATCCTCCTCCTGTGCCGCCGCCAGCGCGGCGGTTCGCCTGGGTCTGGTGAAGAGTCCGGTCACGGTCAAGATGCCGGGCGGCACGTTGAATATCGAAGTGGCGAAAGACTTTTCCCTCACGATGAAGGGACCGGTGGCCGAAGTCGCGCGCGGCACCCTGAGCCCGTCGTTCCTCCGCACGCTGAAGTAAGCGCAGCAGTTGCCGTCATTCGTCAAACGGGAAAATAAAGGACTGCGGTTCTTGCTATTCTTACGATTGACGGATGACGTATGACGACCGACTCACTCCAATCCAAACTCGATCACCTGCCAGACAACCCGGGCGTGTACCTCTTTAAGGACCAGTCCGGTGAATTGCTTTACGTCGGTAAAGCCGCCTCGCTCGCCGACCGTGTCCGTTCCTACTTTCAGCGCGGCGCGGACCATTCTCCGAAAACCACGCTGCTCGTCGGCCAGATTGCCGATCTCGAAACCATTGTCACCCGCTCGGAACTTGAAGCCCTCATCCTTGAGAGCAATCTCATCAAACGCCATCGGCCGCGGTTCAATGTGGTGCTGCGCGACGACAAGCAGTATCCCTACCTCCGTCTGCCGATCAAAGACCGCTTTCCACGGCTCTCCATCGTCCGCCGGGTCCAGAAGGACGGCGCGCTGTACTATGGCCCCTATACGCCGGCCGGCGCGCTCCGTGAGACCTTGAAGGTCATCAAGAAATCGTTCCCTCTCGCCACCTGCACGATCGACATCGACGGCACCGCCGAGCGGGCCTGCCTGGAATTTGAAATCAAGCGCTGCATGGCGCCCTGCACGGGGAACCAATCGCAGGAAGACTATTTCAAGATAGTCGGCCAGGTCCGCCAGTTCCTGGAAGGCCGCGACCATGAACTGCTGGACGATCTTCGCGCCCAGATGGAAGCGGCCGCCGAGCGGGAGGAGTTTGAGGAGGCAGCCCGACTGCGCGATCGACTCTTCAAAATCGAGCGCACGCTGGAGAAGCAACGCATCACCCAGACGGCGGCAACCGACCAGGATGTGATCGGCCTCGCGCGACAGGGCACCGCCGTTGATCTGCAATTGCTCTTTGTCCGAGGCGGGCTGCTCATCGGACGGAAAGATTTCTTCTGGCCGCAATCGGCCGATGTGAGCGATGAAGATCTGGTCCGGTCGGCCATCGAGCAGTTTTACAACAAAGACGGCCAGCCGCCCAAAGAACTGCTGGTGCCCACCGCGCTCGCCGACGCGGAACTGATCGAGCAATGGCTGAGCGACAAACGGGGCTCCGGCGTAAAGGTCCTCGCCCCGGAACGGGGGACGAAGCACCAATTGG includes:
- the uvrC gene encoding excinuclease ABC subunit UvrC; the protein is MTTDSLQSKLDHLPDNPGVYLFKDQSGELLYVGKAASLADRVRSYFQRGADHSPKTTLLVGQIADLETIVTRSELEALILESNLIKRHRPRFNVVLRDDKQYPYLRLPIKDRFPRLSIVRRVQKDGALYYGPYTPAGALRETLKVIKKSFPLATCTIDIDGTAERACLEFEIKRCMAPCTGNQSQEDYFKIVGQVRQFLEGRDHELLDDLRAQMEAAAEREEFEEAARLRDRLFKIERTLEKQRITQTAATDQDVIGLARQGTAVDLQLLFVRGGLLIGRKDFFWPQSADVSDEDLVRSAIEQFYNKDGQPPKELLVPTALADAELIEQWLSDKRGSGVKVLAPERGTKHQLVLLAEENAAASAANHLRDEALDRQAVEDLKRLLHLEKAPRRIEGFDISNTMGNQSVASMIVWEDGQMKKADYRRFKIQTVIGANDFASMQEVVARRYGDSEHLARPDLILIDGGLGQLAAAMEGLKQVGHGDQAIMGLAKARGEKDERIFLPGRKNPILLRPNTPATHLVQRIRDEAHRFAITYHRKLRGKAFTASKLDQIIGIGEITRTKLLKEFGSLEGIAQATDAVLHAAGLAQETIVKLRSALP